In one Mesorhizobium australicum genomic region, the following are encoded:
- a CDS encoding alpha/beta hydrolase, translating to MGRIVAILLLLLVAALGALYLLGPRVATDTTLTFRDASIGADPDAYLAASEAKVANIRPGLAKEIVWAYPASRAKTPLSIVYIHGFSASKGEVRPLPDKVAAALGANLFFTRLAGHGQDNAAMGEASLNAWVNDTAEALAIGHAIGEKVIVVATSTGGSLAAWALAQPELAKDVVAVVLISPNFGVQASGAGLLTGPWGLQLAELLIGKERGFEPANDLQRQLWTWRYPTRATLPMAAIVKLARAQSYDKVTIPALFVVSDGDKVIRPDEAKAVAAAWGGPHELVAVDDPGDPSSHVLAGDAFSPKMTDPLAARIVEWIKSLGLGT from the coding sequence ATGGGGAGGATCGTCGCCATCTTGCTTCTGCTACTGGTCGCCGCGCTCGGCGCGCTCTATCTCCTCGGCCCGCGCGTCGCGACCGACACGACGCTGACCTTCCGCGACGCATCCATCGGCGCCGACCCCGACGCCTATCTCGCCGCCTCCGAGGCGAAGGTCGCGAACATCCGGCCGGGGCTCGCCAAGGAGATTGTCTGGGCCTATCCCGCCTCACGCGCGAAGACGCCGCTGTCGATCGTCTACATCCACGGCTTCTCGGCCTCGAAGGGCGAAGTCCGCCCTTTACCCGACAAGGTCGCCGCCGCCCTCGGCGCCAATCTCTTCTTCACCCGCCTCGCCGGCCACGGCCAGGACAACGCCGCCATGGGCGAGGCAAGCCTCAACGCCTGGGTCAACGATACGGCCGAAGCCCTCGCGATCGGCCATGCCATCGGCGAGAAGGTGATCGTCGTCGCCACCTCCACCGGCGGCAGCCTCGCCGCCTGGGCGCTCGCTCAGCCAGAGCTTGCGAAGGATGTCGTGGCGGTCGTGCTGATCTCGCCCAACTTCGGCGTCCAGGCTTCGGGCGCCGGCCTGCTCACCGGCCCTTGGGGCCTGCAGCTCGCGGAGCTTCTCATCGGCAAGGAACGCGGGTTCGAGCCGGCCAACGACTTGCAGCGGCAGCTGTGGACCTGGCGCTATCCGACCCGCGCGACATTGCCGATGGCCGCGATCGTGAAGCTCGCCCGCGCGCAATCCTATGACAAGGTAACGATCCCCGCCCTCTTCGTCGTCTCCGACGGCGACAAGGTGATCAGGCCGGACGAGGCCAAGGCCGTCGCGGCCGCCTGGGGCGGTCCGCACGAGCTCGTCGCCGTCGACGATCCGGGCGATCCATCCAGCCACGTCCTCGCCGGGGACGCCTTCTCGCCGAAGATGACCGATCCGCTCGCAGCCCGGATTGTCGAATGGATCAAATCGCTTGGGCTTGGAACCTGA
- a CDS encoding MFS transporter has translation MAGIAALTAAYVLSQFFRSFLAVLTPALISELGATKAELSMASGAWFIAFALMQFVVGVSLDRFGPKRTAAILLGVCGGAGGLIFASATAPWMITLAMVLIGMGCAPVLMASVFIFAREFPPARFAVLTSTLIGVGSAGNVFGSSPLANAAEAFGWRWVMLGLVVVTVAVALAIAAFVRDPEKLETEHADTGFSGYLDLLRLRVLWPIIPLTAINYAPAVGIRGLWAGPYLADVYGATAIVIGQVTLFMALAMVAGNFLYGPLDQFFRTRKWVAVVGNSLSLCAILWLALHAGEGIFADAVVLVLIGVTGASYGLLMAHARAFLPMHLTGRGVTLMNFFSIGGVGVMQFVTGAVVTASTVPGDPLAAYRTLFVFYAAMLAVALIAYLPARDARPAD, from the coding sequence ATGGCGGGCATCGCTGCGCTGACGGCGGCCTATGTGCTGTCGCAATTCTTCCGCTCCTTTCTCGCGGTGCTGACACCAGCGCTGATCTCTGAGCTCGGGGCGACGAAGGCCGAGCTGTCGATGGCGTCGGGCGCGTGGTTCATCGCCTTCGCGCTGATGCAGTTCGTCGTCGGCGTGTCGCTCGACAGGTTCGGCCCGAAGCGCACCGCGGCGATCCTGCTCGGAGTGTGCGGCGGCGCTGGGGGGCTGATCTTCGCCTCGGCCACCGCGCCCTGGATGATCACGCTTGCCATGGTGCTGATCGGCATGGGCTGCGCGCCGGTGCTGATGGCTTCGGTGTTCATCTTCGCACGCGAATTTCCGCCGGCGCGGTTCGCGGTGCTGACCTCGACGCTGATCGGCGTCGGTTCGGCGGGCAACGTGTTCGGTTCGTCGCCACTTGCCAACGCGGCCGAGGCATTCGGCTGGCGCTGGGTGATGCTCGGGCTGGTCGTGGTGACCGTGGCCGTCGCGCTGGCGATTGCCGCCTTCGTGCGCGATCCGGAAAAGCTCGAGACCGAGCATGCAGACACCGGCTTCTCCGGCTATCTCGACCTGCTGCGGCTGAGGGTGCTGTGGCCGATCATTCCGCTGACGGCGATCAACTATGCGCCGGCCGTGGGCATACGCGGGCTCTGGGCCGGGCCCTATCTCGCGGACGTCTATGGCGCCACCGCGATCGTCATCGGCCAGGTGACGCTGTTCATGGCGCTCGCCATGGTTGCGGGCAATTTCCTCTACGGGCCGCTTGATCAGTTCTTCCGGACCCGCAAATGGGTCGCGGTGGTCGGCAACAGCCTGAGCCTCTGCGCCATCCTGTGGCTGGCGCTGCATGCGGGCGAGGGCATCTTCGCGGATGCGGTCGTGCTGGTGCTGATCGGCGTGACCGGAGCGAGCTACGGGCTGTTGATGGCGCATGCGCGCGCCTTCCTGCCGATGCACCTGACGGGCAGGGGCGTCACGCTGATGAACTTCTTCTCGATTGGCGGGGTGGGCGTGATGCAGTTCGTCACCGGCGCGGTGGTGACAGCGTCGACAGTGCCGGGCGATCCGCTGGCGGCCTACCGCACGCTGTTCGTCTTCTATGCCGCGATGCTCGCCGTCGCCCTCATCGCCTATCTGCCGGCGCGTGACGCGAGGCCCGCAGACTGA